In Desulfomicrobium macestii, a single window of DNA contains:
- a CDS encoding helix-turn-helix transcriptional regulator: MDKDSQKLQQLQRILLLYQLVKTKPEMSSKALQKELGIGKSTYNRDREFMKKLGVSFEYDKAKKRQDLTKDAFLPIPDLSLDERLAIILALSQLGELQESFLAKHARAAAAKLMAGQEKSFCDVCKALLEQDLAHKGHPRQERIVPDLLNATINRRRIRISYCKPGQPAEDYEVEPYQVFVVDGFLYLDGYCIERKEIRCFKVCRIRSVRDLGLTFSNLREYDFARRRTNVFGIYASDQEPEHVKVWFAAEIAPFIREESRHASQKLTENSDGSLLFEVDVAEPEEVLWWALRWGGNFEIIEPQWLRDEAIKTIRKMAQRYKKQ; this comes from the coding sequence ATGGACAAAGATTCCCAGAAGCTCCAGCAACTGCAGCGCATCCTGCTCCTCTACCAACTCGTCAAGACGAAACCGGAAATGTCCTCCAAGGCACTTCAAAAGGAGCTGGGCATTGGCAAGTCGACTTACAACCGTGATCGGGAATTCATGAAGAAGCTGGGGGTCAGCTTCGAATATGACAAGGCAAAAAAACGGCAGGACCTCACAAAGGATGCGTTCCTGCCAATTCCGGACCTGAGCCTCGACGAACGCCTGGCCATCATCCTAGCGTTGAGCCAGTTAGGGGAATTGCAGGAGTCCTTCCTGGCCAAGCACGCCCGGGCAGCTGCGGCGAAACTCATGGCCGGACAAGAAAAATCCTTCTGCGACGTCTGCAAGGCACTGCTCGAACAGGATCTCGCCCATAAAGGGCATCCACGGCAGGAGCGGATCGTCCCCGACCTGCTCAACGCCACCATCAACCGCCGGCGCATCCGCATCAGCTACTGCAAACCGGGCCAGCCAGCCGAGGATTACGAGGTCGAGCCCTATCAGGTGTTCGTGGTCGATGGGTTCCTGTACCTGGACGGCTACTGCATTGAGCGCAAGGAGATCCGCTGTTTCAAGGTGTGCCGGATCCGCAGCGTGCGCGACCTTGGGCTGACATTCTCGAATCTGCGCGAATACGACTTCGCCCGCAGGCGGACCAACGTCTTCGGGATCTACGCCTCGGACCAGGAACCCGAGCACGTCAAAGTCTGGTTCGCAGCGGAAATTGCACCGTTCATTCGCGAAGAGTCCCGCCACGCATCGCAAAAGCTCACCGAAAACAGTGACGGGAGCCTCTTATTTGAGGTCGATGTGGCGGAACCGGAAGAGGTCTTGTGGTGGGCCCTGCGCTGGGGAGGGAATTTCGAGATCATCGAGCCGCAGTGGCTCAGGGACGAGGCCATCAAGACCATCAGGAAGATGGCGCAGCGGTATAAGAAACAATGA
- a CDS encoding PD-(D/E)XK nuclease family protein yields MRIRFGQDLDGEHGTLRVDELDAKTTGPLGLLGILEMQLGLPHREVPAIERVMAYRECLKRCDHPDRFYHKTFAVDDLETARTLLDWRDQWHLHGWSGVFSKEAPARLSDMQDVETEASGRVPMSEGQRLARVAARMRKRKPRISVLELCEPLEWHPWAWQEVLRQLPLSMQSPRPSASPDCLLGKLQAAFAAQASGDLPPKLHWVDDGSLAIVRGETPVSAGYWLSTLLSRSPRETLLVVPQPDALADTLPVYDLPRPNFQELSAFRPALQFLPLVLSQLWTPVDIHGLIKFMAHPLCSIPREISTKLAETVAAYPGIGGEPWQETVSKLQSRWKEKGLEWERADEKIRFWLEHERYPLGETAPITYVAERVAAVADHFRVRLGDPDPVRRAVFQGGHAQAVACQTALLALIEQGETGIGISKLQVLVNQCTSKGAGNPFRFAEAGSCRKISSPGAAVDPAERVVWWQLQAPSLPKPYPWSSVELASLLAAGVRMPGVTEELRKEALNWQKPILAAQGQAVLVLPPAGQEVHPLWLMIESLFEDDHKPQVADLETILERPGPGCRQIEAKPLPALKRWWRMPQGATLSPRDKESFSSLEAFLFNPYQWVLRYHAKLEPGRIVVAGDSFLLFGNLSHSLVERFFRWPEALRFDDEALRAWFAPAFDRLVETEGALLLMPGRKTELQNFRAELLRAMLALQAQLRAAGVVKVEPEVELAGVFVGGHLTGYADLLVTRADGRRAIIDMKWAGGKKYPDKLAKNRHLQLTLYGELVRQQYGVWPDLSYFIISQAKLIAPDQGFFPNAQRIMRDDDVKDEGALELWSRFLVTWNWRREFLDQGLIEVAVDDSEVAVAPADGMALEILNQNYNEYLALAGWEEEL; encoded by the coding sequence ATGCGCATTCGTTTTGGCCAGGACCTGGATGGAGAACACGGGACGCTCAGAGTCGACGAGCTTGATGCCAAGACCACCGGCCCTCTTGGACTGCTCGGCATTCTGGAAATGCAGCTTGGCTTGCCCCATAGGGAGGTTCCGGCCATCGAACGCGTCATGGCGTATCGGGAATGCCTCAAACGATGCGACCATCCCGATCGTTTTTATCATAAGACATTCGCGGTGGATGATCTGGAAACGGCAAGGACCCTTTTGGACTGGCGGGACCAATGGCACCTTCACGGATGGAGCGGCGTGTTTTCCAAAGAGGCCCCTGCGCGCCTGTCAGATATGCAGGACGTGGAGACCGAGGCCTCCGGACGCGTGCCCATGTCTGAAGGTCAGCGCTTGGCCCGCGTCGCTGCAAGGATGCGCAAGCGCAAACCTCGAATTTCCGTCCTGGAACTCTGCGAGCCGTTGGAATGGCATCCCTGGGCCTGGCAAGAGGTTCTGCGGCAATTGCCGCTCAGCATGCAGTCGCCTAGGCCTTCGGCATCGCCTGATTGCCTTCTCGGCAAGCTTCAAGCCGCCTTTGCCGCACAGGCGAGCGGTGATCTCCCCCCCAAGCTCCATTGGGTGGATGACGGCAGCCTTGCCATCGTAAGAGGCGAAACCCCTGTATCTGCTGGATACTGGCTGAGCACGCTTCTAAGCCGGTCGCCCAGGGAAACGCTTCTGGTTGTCCCCCAGCCAGATGCCCTCGCCGATACATTGCCGGTGTATGACCTGCCCCGTCCGAACTTTCAGGAACTCAGCGCCTTTCGTCCTGCGCTTCAGTTTTTGCCCCTTGTCCTTTCCCAGTTATGGACGCCAGTGGATATCCACGGCCTGATCAAGTTCATGGCCCATCCCTTGTGTTCCATTCCGCGTGAAATCAGTACAAAGCTCGCGGAAACCGTGGCCGCGTATCCAGGCATTGGGGGAGAGCCTTGGCAGGAAACCGTGAGCAAGCTCCAATCCCGTTGGAAAGAAAAAGGCCTCGAATGGGAGCGTGCGGACGAAAAGATCCGCTTTTGGTTGGAGCATGAGCGTTATCCTTTGGGCGAGACGGCTCCCATTACGTACGTCGCTGAACGCGTTGCAGCGGTCGCCGATCATTTCCGCGTCCGCCTGGGTGATCCGGACCCTGTGCGGCGAGCTGTTTTCCAGGGCGGGCACGCACAAGCTGTCGCATGCCAAACCGCTTTGCTGGCCCTGATCGAACAGGGAGAGACCGGGATCGGGATAAGCAAGCTCCAAGTGCTGGTGAACCAATGCACCTCCAAGGGCGCTGGGAATCCTTTCAGGTTTGCCGAGGCCGGCTCGTGCCGAAAGATCTCAAGTCCAGGGGCGGCGGTGGATCCCGCCGAGCGGGTGGTGTGGTGGCAACTGCAAGCCCCATCACTGCCAAAACCCTACCCTTGGTCGTCTGTCGAGCTTGCCTCGCTTCTTGCCGCAGGCGTGCGCATGCCCGGAGTGACCGAAGAACTGCGCAAAGAGGCATTGAACTGGCAAAAACCGATTCTGGCGGCGCAAGGCCAGGCCGTCCTGGTGCTGCCGCCGGCCGGTCAGGAAGTGCATCCTCTGTGGCTCATGATCGAGTCTCTCTTTGAAGACGATCACAAGCCGCAGGTTGCAGATCTGGAAACGATACTTGAACGCCCAGGCCCTGGTTGCCGTCAAATAGAGGCAAAACCGCTTCCCGCTCTGAAGCGCTGGTGGCGGATGCCGCAAGGCGCCACACTTAGCCCGCGAGACAAGGAGTCCTTCTCCAGCCTCGAAGCGTTTCTTTTCAATCCGTATCAATGGGTTTTGCGCTATCACGCCAAGCTGGAGCCCGGGAGGATCGTCGTAGCGGGGGACTCGTTTCTGCTCTTTGGCAATCTCTCCCATTCGCTGGTGGAGCGGTTCTTCAGGTGGCCCGAAGCACTCAGGTTCGATGACGAGGCGCTTCGGGCGTGGTTTGCACCGGCTTTTGACCGTCTTGTCGAAACCGAGGGCGCGCTGCTCCTCATGCCGGGCCGCAAGACGGAGTTGCAGAATTTTCGCGCGGAACTGCTCCGGGCCATGCTCGCCTTGCAGGCGCAGTTGCGAGCGGCAGGCGTCGTCAAGGTCGAGCCGGAAGTGGAACTTGCAGGCGTATTTGTCGGCGGGCATTTGACGGGTTATGCCGACCTGCTCGTGACTCGCGCGGATGGGCGGCGGGCCATCATCGACATGAAATGGGCCGGCGGGAAGAAGTATCCGGACAAGCTGGCCAAGAATCGGCATCTGCAGCTGACTCTCTATGGCGAACTGGTCAGGCAGCAGTATGGGGTTTGGCCGGACCTGAGCTACTTCATCATCAGCCAGGCCAAGCTCATCGCTCCGGATCAAGGCTTTTTCCCTAACGCGCAGCGCATCATGAGGGATGACGACGTCAAGGACGAGGGCGCCCTGGAGCTCTGGAGCCGCTTTCTGGTGACCTGGAATTGGCGGCGGGAGTTCCTTGATCAGGGCCTCATCGAGGTGGCGGTGGATGATTCGGAGGTGGCGGTTGCCCCCGCCGATGGCATGGCACTGGAAATCCTCAATCAGAATTACAACGAGTATCTGGCTCTGGCGGGATGGGAGGAAGAACTGTGA
- a CDS encoding UvrD-helicase domain-containing protein has product MSTLQFISAGAGSGKTYTLTKILGDELQKGSVQPGGVIATTFTVKAATELRERVRQHLLGNGLFDLANAMGQARIGTVNGVCGELLERFAFENGLAPTLQVVDENQAKVLMQKTVDDVLSGETVDEMIGLSWRLGIEDWRADLRKLVMEVRANRIDPSTLPAMAIRNAESLLDKFAKPYAEDLSAQLMAAIETALEDLKPFLAMEKVTNKTKKYYQDVLNFRRALRSSRAPWSEWIKFSKNDPGKKAMTPAIEDAANFAGMCTAHPMLHADIRSYLKTLFETCAAIIQNYQARKKELGVVDFTDQEALFLEMLDNPDVVAVLSDELDLLLVDEFQDTSPMQLALFLKLSTFAKQCYFVGDIKQAIYGFRGSSPELMQRLLAAFPEIGGDVRILDKSWRSRPPLVHLVNAVFKHAFEESLKESEVVLTPQRKEVTKSPAFANWVLEGANVGERFEALAGGVRALVDSAMSVPDSGSAVRPVRYGDIAILTRTNDGVDAVASSLRGAGIPVATASAGLLKTPEAALALACLRRVSDKGDTLATAEIISLSECAEPEEWLTNRLHYIQQKQESKAWLEEGPEAHHLLVRIAALRDRLEVLTPHEMLRLLITECDLPALVMQWCGNAEMARLRLANLEALINLAEQYQLTCRSLRETVTIAGFLAWLDEVKEAETDALATPALDAVTVMTCHKAKGLEWPVVILAELEKNIRSGVWSISTFSEGDFRADNPLAGRSIHYWPWPFGKQSTGIDVLETIEASEENKKSLAAAMEEGKRLLYVAMTRPRDMLVLAHNPKARSTTPWLRTLGADWMTPGEKPETPLVLPDGTSIPSEARLLVAEEPAEQEDGQKTLFWFQPANGRSEYPPLFVSPSGVEGRETTIVCQENIGTPMHVKPSQLDWNVAGDALHACLAASFTDVSAPLEQEEIQVILAGFGVGDALSASEVKAQTAALHDWVRSRWPQGIVRAEVPVSCGNGDGQILQGWIDLLVETPDGYVIIDHKSSMGSAGRLQEIAEAYSGQLDAYASAVKVATGKGVAEKWLFLPVIGMTVCIE; this is encoded by the coding sequence GTGAGCACGCTTCAATTTATCAGCGCCGGGGCAGGCAGCGGCAAGACATATACCCTGACCAAGATTCTTGGGGATGAATTGCAGAAGGGCAGTGTCCAGCCTGGCGGGGTCATCGCCACGACGTTCACGGTCAAGGCCGCGACGGAGCTCCGGGAGCGCGTGCGGCAGCATCTCCTGGGGAATGGTCTTTTTGATCTGGCCAACGCCATGGGCCAGGCTCGCATCGGGACCGTCAACGGGGTGTGCGGAGAGCTGCTGGAGCGGTTCGCCTTTGAAAACGGCCTTGCCCCGACGTTGCAGGTTGTCGATGAGAATCAGGCCAAGGTGTTGATGCAGAAGACCGTTGATGATGTTTTGTCCGGTGAAACCGTCGACGAGATGATTGGACTTTCGTGGCGGCTTGGCATCGAGGATTGGAGAGCCGACCTGCGCAAACTGGTCATGGAAGTTCGGGCGAACCGGATCGACCCATCCACGCTGCCCGCCATGGCGATTCGTAATGCCGAGTCGCTGCTTGATAAATTCGCAAAGCCCTATGCCGAGGACTTGTCGGCCCAGCTCATGGCTGCCATCGAGACTGCTCTTGAGGATTTGAAACCTTTTCTTGCCATGGAAAAGGTCACAAATAAGACTAAAAAATATTACCAGGATGTGCTCAATTTCCGACGTGCGCTGCGTAGTTCCAGGGCTCCCTGGTCCGAGTGGATCAAGTTTTCAAAGAACGATCCTGGGAAAAAAGCGATGACCCCGGCGATCGAAGATGCCGCAAATTTTGCGGGCATGTGTACGGCACATCCGATGCTACATGCTGACATTCGCAGTTATCTGAAGACTCTTTTCGAAACCTGTGCAGCCATAATCCAGAACTACCAGGCCAGGAAAAAAGAACTTGGCGTCGTGGATTTCACTGACCAGGAAGCCCTTTTTCTGGAGATGCTGGATAATCCTGATGTTGTGGCGGTTTTGTCTGACGAACTCGATCTGCTTCTGGTGGACGAATTCCAGGACACAAGCCCCATGCAATTGGCGCTTTTTCTCAAACTCTCCACGTTCGCGAAGCAGTGTTATTTCGTCGGTGACATCAAACAGGCCATTTACGGATTTCGAGGCAGTTCGCCGGAGCTCATGCAGCGGTTGCTTGCGGCCTTCCCGGAGATCGGTGGCGATGTGCGGATTCTCGATAAATCGTGGCGCTCAAGGCCGCCTTTGGTGCACCTGGTCAACGCAGTGTTCAAACATGCCTTTGAGGAATCCTTAAAGGAATCCGAGGTTGTTCTCACGCCTCAACGCAAAGAGGTGACTAAAAGCCCCGCGTTTGCAAACTGGGTCCTGGAAGGCGCCAATGTGGGTGAACGTTTTGAGGCCTTGGCTGGCGGCGTGCGGGCACTTGTCGATTCGGCAATGAGCGTGCCTGACAGCGGCTCCGCTGTTCGCCCTGTCCGTTACGGGGATATCGCCATCCTGACCCGCACCAATGACGGCGTTGACGCGGTGGCCAGTAGTCTGCGCGGTGCAGGCATTCCCGTGGCGACGGCCAGCGCCGGGCTCCTGAAGACGCCCGAGGCGGCATTGGCGCTGGCCTGTCTGCGCCGCGTCAGCGACAAGGGCGATACGCTTGCGACCGCCGAAATTATCTCTCTTTCCGAATGTGCGGAACCCGAAGAATGGCTGACGAATCGTCTGCACTATATTCAGCAGAAGCAGGAATCCAAGGCCTGGCTTGAAGAGGGCCCGGAAGCGCACCATCTTCTGGTTCGGATCGCGGCGCTTAGAGATCGACTTGAGGTACTTACCCCGCACGAAATGCTGCGTTTGCTGATCACGGAGTGCGACCTGCCGGCTTTGGTCATGCAATGGTGCGGCAACGCAGAGATGGCCCGGCTTCGTCTTGCCAACCTTGAGGCGCTGATCAATCTTGCCGAACAGTATCAGCTCACTTGCCGCTCATTGCGCGAGACAGTCACCATAGCCGGTTTTCTTGCCTGGCTGGATGAGGTGAAGGAGGCTGAAACCGATGCATTGGCTACTCCTGCGCTGGATGCGGTGACGGTCATGACCTGCCACAAAGCCAAGGGGTTGGAGTGGCCCGTGGTCATCTTGGCCGAACTTGAAAAAAACATCCGCAGCGGCGTGTGGTCGATCTCCACGTTTTCCGAAGGCGATTTTCGGGCCGACAATCCTCTTGCCGGGCGCAGCATCCATTACTGGCCCTGGCCATTCGGCAAGCAATCCACCGGCATTGACGTTCTGGAAACGATCGAGGCCTCGGAGGAAAACAAGAAGAGCCTGGCCGCAGCCATGGAGGAAGGCAAGCGCCTGCTCTATGTCGCAATGACCCGTCCCAGGGACATGCTGGTTCTGGCGCACAATCCCAAGGCCCGCTCAACAACTCCATGGCTCCGGACCCTTGGCGCGGACTGGATGACTCCCGGTGAGAAGCCGGAAACTCCGCTTGTTCTGCCAGATGGGACGAGCATTCCGTCCGAAGCGCGTCTTTTGGTCGCAGAGGAACCTGCGGAGCAAGAGGATGGCCAAAAAACGCTTTTCTGGTTCCAGCCTGCCAACGGTCGCAGCGAGTATCCGCCCCTTTTTGTCTCGCCTTCAGGCGTTGAAGGCCGTGAAACAACAATAGTCTGCCAGGAGAACATAGGGACCCCCATGCACGTTAAGCCCAGCCAACTTGATTGGAACGTGGCTGGAGACGCTTTGCACGCCTGTCTGGCCGCGAGTTTTACGGATGTCTCTGCCCCGCTGGAGCAAGAGGAGATTCAAGTTATTCTGGCCGGCTTCGGAGTTGGCGATGCGCTATCCGCCAGCGAGGTCAAAGCACAGACTGCCGCGTTACACGATTGGGTTAGATCGCGCTGGCCGCAGGGGATAGTACGTGCTGAGGTGCCTGTCTCGTGCGGCAATGGTGACGGGCAGATTTTACAGGGATGGATTGATCTTCTCGTTGAAACACCTGATGGATACGTCATCATTGACCACAAGTCCTCTATGGGGTCGGCAGGTCGGTTGCAGGAGATCGCCGAAGCATACTCAGGGCAACTGGATGCCTATGCCAGCGCTGTTAAGGTTGCTACGGGCAAAGGGGTAGCGGAGAAGTGGTTATTTTTGCCTGTTATTGGGATGACTGTTTGTATTGAGTGA